From Microlunatus capsulatus, a single genomic window includes:
- a CDS encoding siderophore-interacting protein: MSQAGQRKRTPRTAEVVRATWLTPSMRRVVFTGADLRCLEQMPCTDHYLKILFAPHGCDYRWPFDPDGMKATEPAHRWPVTRTYTVRSYDAERNEMAVDFVVHGDEGLAGPWAARAVPGDRIGFFGPGGGYAPDPAADRHLLVGDEAAVPAIAAALDRLGDTARASVFLEVEGPGDEMVLSASPDVHVTWVHRAGRPYGDALAEAVRTAGVPAGDVQAFVHGNAEMIRQLRRYLFTEIGFNRQRVSMSGYWRTGQTEDGWQAGKREFNAQLESEDSRVVAA, translated from the coding sequence ATGAGCCAGGCTGGCCAGCGCAAGCGCACCCCCCGCACCGCCGAGGTGGTGCGCGCGACGTGGCTGACCCCGTCCATGCGCCGCGTGGTGTTCACCGGTGCGGACCTGCGCTGCCTGGAGCAGATGCCCTGCACCGACCACTACCTCAAGATCCTCTTCGCCCCGCACGGCTGCGACTACCGCTGGCCCTTCGACCCCGACGGGATGAAGGCCACCGAGCCCGCGCACCGCTGGCCGGTCACCCGCACCTACACCGTCCGCAGCTACGACGCCGAGCGCAACGAGATGGCCGTCGACTTCGTCGTGCACGGCGACGAGGGGCTCGCCGGTCCGTGGGCGGCCCGCGCGGTCCCGGGCGACCGGATCGGCTTCTTCGGCCCCGGCGGCGGCTACGCCCCCGACCCGGCCGCCGACCGCCACCTGCTCGTCGGCGACGAGGCGGCCGTCCCGGCCATCGCCGCCGCGCTGGACCGGCTCGGCGACACCGCCCGGGCCTCGGTCTTCCTCGAGGTGGAGGGCCCCGGCGACGAGATGGTGCTCAGCGCCAGCCCCGACGTGCACGTCACCTGGGTGCACCGCGCGGGCCGGCCCTACGGCGACGCGCTCGCCGAGGCCGTCCGCACCGCCGGCGTCCCGGCCGGCGACGTCCAGGCCTTCGTGCACGGCAACGCCGAGATGATCCGCCAGCTGCGCCGCTACCTGTTCACCGAGATCGGCTTCAACCGCCAGCGCGTCTCGATGTCCGGCTACTGGCGGACCGGCCAGACCGAGGACGGCTGGCAGGCGGGCAAGCGCGAGTTCAACGCCCAGCTGGAG
- a CDS encoding class I SAM-dependent methyltransferase, with protein sequence MEALGDPVDGILLREAGALAAAPGPVVVLEDASGALSTGVAALRPGVAVRVQVDAWTDQQAVAAAVAGVPEITLLEDLGHELLGGAVLVVLRLPKGLAALDEMAGAVARWADPSVVVLAGGRVKHMSRGMNDVLARHFGVVRASLGAQKSRVLVAREPRPADGGRYPVVGHDAELGLEVHAHGGAFAGPSVDLGTRFLAGFAGSLPADARRVVDLGCGTGVLAVTAARTLPEASVLALDVSRAAVLSATATAAANGVGDRVEVRRGHLLAGVPDADVDLVLCNPPFHRGNSRDSAVAFEMLADAARALRPGGELWTVYNSHLPYLRTLRRLVGSTAVVGQNTGFTVTRSVRSR encoded by the coding sequence GTGGAGGCGCTCGGGGACCCGGTGGACGGCATCCTGCTCAGGGAGGCGGGGGCGCTGGCCGCTGCGCCCGGACCCGTGGTGGTGCTGGAGGACGCGTCCGGCGCGCTCAGCACGGGGGTCGCCGCCCTCCGACCCGGCGTCGCGGTGCGCGTCCAGGTGGACGCCTGGACCGACCAGCAGGCGGTGGCCGCGGCCGTCGCGGGTGTGCCCGAGATCACCCTCCTCGAGGACCTCGGACACGAGCTGCTGGGCGGCGCTGTGCTCGTGGTGCTGCGGCTGCCCAAGGGGCTCGCCGCCCTCGACGAGATGGCCGGGGCCGTGGCCCGCTGGGCCGACCCGTCCGTGGTCGTGCTGGCCGGCGGCCGCGTCAAGCACATGAGCCGGGGCATGAACGACGTCCTCGCCCGGCACTTCGGCGTGGTCCGCGCCAGCCTCGGCGCGCAGAAGTCCCGGGTGCTGGTCGCCCGCGAGCCGCGGCCGGCCGACGGCGGGCGCTACCCGGTCGTCGGCCACGACGCGGAGCTGGGGCTGGAGGTGCACGCGCACGGCGGCGCCTTCGCCGGCCCGTCGGTCGACCTCGGCACCCGTTTCCTGGCGGGCTTCGCGGGCTCCTTGCCCGCCGACGCGCGCCGGGTCGTGGACCTGGGCTGCGGCACCGGCGTGCTGGCCGTCACCGCCGCGCGCACGCTGCCGGAGGCGTCGGTGCTGGCCCTGGACGTGTCCCGGGCGGCCGTCCTGTCGGCGACCGCGACGGCGGCGGCCAACGGCGTCGGCGACCGCGTCGAGGTGCGCCGCGGCCACCTGCTGGCCGGGGTGCCCGACGCCGACGTCGACCTGGTCCTCTGCAACCCCCCGTTCCACCGCGGCAACAGCCGCGACAGCGCCGTCGCCTTCGAGATGCTGGCCGACGCGGCCCGCGCCCTGCGACCGGGCGGGGAGCTGTGGACGGTCTACAACTCCCACCTGCCCTACCTGCGGACGCTGCGCCGCCTCGTCGGCTCCACCGCCGTCGTCGGCCAGAACACCGGATTCACCGTCACCCGGTCGGTCCGCAGCCGCTGA
- a CDS encoding YhgE/Pip domain-containing protein — protein sequence MRVPAARLARFELRRFRGRLAKIALVFVLVIPLLYGAVYLTANWDPYGRLTDLPVAVVDDDQPTTVGGKTVHAGADFVESLHVKGSFDWHDVDAAEADRGLREGDYYLVVHVPADFSADLVSGQGDDPERAQITLRRDDANGFVIGSLLNSAQNTIARSVDESAVASYFDAVFANLATIRSGLLDAASGAEKLHDGLGTARSGAGDLVTGAATASDGADQLSTGATTLASGLGTARTGARDLASGLDTLQSSSARLSTGAAQVAAGNKALDDRVQPALAAAQEALPGIEADAKAVSGRLDTIAQRAAGRSASISTDLATASDQLDALRAQYPEVADSPAFQQAQARVDAASGRAEDIAADVRTGADRISQVDAQVQEGGDLDERIADARSDLRALDTGAAAVADGARQLNGGIASASDGADQLSTGVGRAADGATTLATGADQLSDGVDALGTGAGTLRTGLTTLRDGAGTLADQLDQGAARIPRLSADDQDRAVQVLSSPADVTTVVDHPAGVYGRGLAPLFFSIALWVFGISVFLVVRPISGRALVGRAGAVRLALTAWLPIGAVAVAAGWLMVGVVWAALGLDPVHPVLVMAVVTLAAVCFSAIAHLLRTALGTPGSSLLLVLLILQLAAAGGTYPPELLPGFFAAIHPFLPMTYLVDAFRIAISGGQGAHLVRDVVVLLAVAVAALALVVVTVRRRQQFRMADLHPPLVAP from the coding sequence ATGCGCGTCCCCGCTGCCCGCCTCGCCCGCTTCGAGCTCCGGCGGTTCCGCGGCCGGCTGGCCAAGATCGCCCTCGTGTTCGTGCTGGTCATCCCGCTGCTCTACGGCGCGGTGTACCTGACGGCCAACTGGGACCCCTACGGTCGGCTCACCGACCTGCCCGTCGCCGTCGTCGACGACGACCAGCCGACGACCGTCGGCGGCAAGACCGTGCACGCCGGCGCCGACTTCGTCGAGAGCCTGCACGTGAAGGGCTCGTTCGACTGGCACGACGTCGACGCCGCCGAGGCCGACCGGGGGCTGCGCGAGGGCGACTACTACCTCGTCGTGCACGTCCCGGCCGACTTCTCCGCCGACCTCGTCAGCGGGCAGGGCGACGACCCCGAGCGGGCGCAGATCACCCTCCGGCGCGACGACGCCAACGGCTTCGTCATCGGCAGCCTGCTGAACAGCGCCCAGAACACCATCGCCCGCTCGGTCGACGAGTCGGCCGTGGCCAGCTACTTCGACGCCGTCTTCGCCAACCTCGCCACCATCCGCTCCGGCCTGCTCGACGCGGCGTCGGGGGCCGAGAAGCTGCACGACGGCCTCGGCACGGCCCGCTCCGGCGCCGGCGACCTCGTCACGGGCGCGGCGACCGCGTCCGACGGCGCCGACCAGCTGAGCACGGGCGCGACCACCCTGGCCTCCGGCCTCGGCACCGCCCGCACCGGCGCCCGCGACCTCGCGAGCGGGCTCGACACGCTGCAGTCCAGCTCCGCCCGGCTCAGCACCGGTGCCGCCCAGGTGGCGGCCGGCAACAAGGCCCTCGACGACCGGGTGCAGCCCGCCCTGGCGGCGGCGCAGGAGGCGCTGCCCGGCATCGAGGCCGACGCGAAGGCGGTCTCGGGCCGGCTGGACACCATCGCCCAGCGGGCCGCCGGCCGCAGCGCGTCGATCAGCACCGACCTGGCCACGGCGTCCGACCAGCTGGACGCCCTCCGCGCGCAGTACCCCGAGGTCGCGGACAGCCCCGCCTTCCAGCAGGCGCAGGCCCGCGTCGACGCCGCGTCCGGCCGGGCCGAGGACATCGCCGCCGACGTGCGCACCGGGGCCGACCGGATCAGCCAGGTGGACGCGCAGGTGCAGGAGGGCGGGGACCTCGACGAGCGGATCGCCGACGCGCGCTCGGACCTCCGGGCCCTCGACACCGGGGCGGCGGCCGTGGCCGACGGGGCCCGGCAGCTGAACGGGGGCATCGCCAGCGCCTCCGACGGGGCCGACCAGCTGAGCACCGGCGTCGGCCGGGCGGCCGACGGCGCGACCACGCTCGCCACCGGGGCCGACCAGCTCTCCGACGGCGTCGACGCGCTGGGCACGGGCGCCGGGACGCTGCGCACGGGCCTCACCACCCTCCGGGACGGCGCCGGCACGCTGGCCGACCAGCTCGACCAGGGCGCCGCCCGGATCCCGCGGCTCAGCGCCGACGACCAGGACCGGGCGGTCCAGGTGCTGTCCTCGCCCGCGGACGTGACGACCGTCGTCGACCACCCGGCCGGGGTCTACGGCCGCGGCCTCGCCCCGCTGTTCTTCTCCATCGCCCTCTGGGTGTTCGGCATCTCGGTCTTCCTCGTCGTCCGGCCCATCTCGGGACGGGCGCTCGTCGGGCGGGCCGGGGCGGTCCGGCTGGCCCTCACCGCCTGGCTGCCGATCGGGGCGGTCGCCGTCGCGGCCGGCTGGCTGATGGTCGGCGTGGTCTGGGCCGCACTCGGCCTCGACCCCGTGCACCCGGTGCTGGTGATGGCGGTGGTGACCCTGGCGGCGGTCTGCTTCAGCGCGATCGCGCACCTGCTGCGGACGGCGCTCGGCACTCCCGGCTCGAGCCTGCTGCTGGTGCTGCTCATCCTCCAGCTGGCGGCCGCCGGCGGCACCTACCCGCCGGAGCTGCTGCCGGGCTTCTTCGCCGCGATCCACCCGTTCCTGCCGATGACCTACCTGGTCGACGCGTTCCGGATCGCCATCTCCGGCGGCCAGGGCGCGCACCTCGTCCGCGACGTCGTCGTGCTGCTCGCAGTGGCCGTCGCCGCGCTGGCCCTCGTGGTCGTCACCGTCCGCCGTCGCCAGCAGTTCCGGATGGCCGACCTGCACCCGCCGCTGGTGGCGCCCTGA
- a CDS encoding ATP-binding cassette domain-containing protein, with the protein MNAHPLLAVEGLGLATPAGPVFTDLSFAVPRGALTAVVGPSGSGRSALLLALGGRMRRVTGTVRLGERAARSRPRDLRAHTAVARLATLVEPEGRLTVGESVTERALVDGVAADAAARAVARAEETVGTTFDRSLLVDDLSAYDRALLCVALALVRPADLVLLDDADRALDVADQRRLLDALGRLCAAGQTVVVSTTEAASLPPGTVVVPLRPPPAADPAPAGPTPVPPSAEKTS; encoded by the coding sequence GTGAACGCCCACCCCCTGCTGGCCGTCGAGGGCCTGGGCCTGGCGACCCCCGCGGGACCCGTCTTCACCGACCTCTCCTTCGCCGTCCCGCGCGGCGCGCTGACCGCGGTCGTCGGGCCCTCCGGCAGCGGCCGCTCCGCGCTGCTGCTCGCGCTCGGGGGCCGGATGCGCCGGGTGACCGGCACGGTGCGGCTGGGGGAGCGGGCCGCCCGCAGCCGGCCCCGCGACCTGCGGGCGCACACCGCGGTCGCCCGCCTCGCCACGCTCGTCGAGCCGGAGGGCCGGCTGACCGTCGGGGAGTCGGTGACCGAGCGCGCGCTGGTCGACGGCGTCGCGGCGGACGCCGCCGCCCGCGCCGTGGCCCGGGCCGAGGAGACCGTCGGCACGACGTTCGACCGCTCCCTGCTCGTCGACGACCTCAGCGCGTACGACCGGGCCCTGCTGTGCGTCGCCCTCGCCCTCGTCCGGCCCGCCGACCTCGTGCTGCTCGACGACGCCGACCGCGCCCTCGACGTCGCCGACCAGCGCCGGCTGCTCGACGCGCTCGGCCGGCTGTGCGCCGCCGGCCAGACCGTGGTCGTCAGCACCACCGAGGCGGCGTCGCTGCCGCCCGGGACCGTCGTCGTCCCGCTCCGGCCGCCGCCGGCCGCGGACCCCGCGCCGGCGGGCCCGACCCCCGTTCCCCCCTCTGCAGAGAAGACCTCCTGA
- a CDS encoding TetR/AcrR family transcriptional regulator, which produces MTTTSSAGTRSRPRRADVRAQVVRAAAEAFAAQSYAEVSVSAIAAAAGFTKGAVYSNFGGKPQLFAAVFTALVGGALRDALAAVDTPGSDAPRAVAASLARGVVRGPLPGLLAEFRALAARDPELAAVYSGLRLRQRIELEELLGGVVDRLAVPAGLDLAVAATLLLTTVNSLAVEHATAPEAFPEPLVEAVLAHVMRGILA; this is translated from the coding sequence ATGACCACCACCAGCAGTGCCGGCACCCGCTCGCGGCCCCGTCGCGCGGACGTCCGCGCCCAGGTCGTCCGGGCCGCGGCCGAGGCCTTCGCCGCGCAGTCCTACGCCGAGGTCTCGGTCAGCGCGATCGCCGCGGCCGCCGGCTTCACCAAGGGCGCCGTCTACTCGAACTTCGGCGGGAAGCCCCAGCTGTTCGCCGCGGTGTTCACCGCGCTGGTCGGCGGGGCCCTGCGCGACGCGCTGGCCGCCGTCGACACCCCGGGCAGCGACGCCCCGCGCGCCGTGGCGGCCTCCCTGGCGCGGGGCGTCGTCCGGGGCCCGCTGCCCGGCCTGCTGGCCGAGTTCCGGGCGCTGGCCGCGCGCGACCCGGAGCTGGCCGCCGTCTACTCCGGACTGCGGCTGCGGCAGCGGATCGAGCTCGAGGAGCTGCTCGGCGGAGTGGTCGACCGGCTCGCCGTGCCGGCCGGCCTGGACCTGGCCGTGGCGGCGACGCTGCTGCTGACCACGGTCAACAGCCTCGCCGTCGAGCACGCCACCGCCCCCGAGGCCTTTCCCGAGCCCCTGGTCGAGGCGGTCCTCGCCCACGTGATGCGCGGGATCCTCGCGTGA
- a CDS encoding alpha/beta fold hydrolase yields MPHRRNRSLTGLTGVALGLALVGTTVLAPAPALAAPAGDPVADRTPSSAPGASTASSAERPVPASVVPTLRWGSCGGAELAAFQCATAQVPLDYDRPRGKTITLALTRLPASDPARRIGTLFTNPGGPGGSGVDFVQTAAPVAYSAQVRARFDILGFDPRGVARSTPATCFATEAEEVAWGASSLPYPVTRAEEKRYVREARTLAQSCAATSRERFNHISTANVARDMDLLRRAVGDRQLSYAGYSYGTFLGATYARLFPREVRALVLDGTIDPREYSGTAPRFRGVPVGVRIEQDRGGDEVFEEFLARCRAAGPQRCSLAGVGEPGAVARRVLDGLEARPLTVALPDGTTTELTYQLAVVAAYSYLYSPATWAELADFLTEVAIGQRTRALQADAGVAALLTSARRTQDYASAGGSLGSTCVDTRTPHSVTTFARTADRQDRRFPDFGRYRAWTAFACQPLAEAGIRDRDAYTGPWRQTTKARVMVLGTRFDPATPYRNTRPYADLFRRASVTTLAGWGHTTLGQSRCVDEKVTSYLLNPAAKRSDATCGTDLQPFAAPTTTPSRTAARTAVDLALAVR; encoded by the coding sequence ATGCCACACCGCCGGAACCGTTCGCTCACCGGACTGACGGGGGTGGCCCTCGGGCTGGCCCTCGTCGGCACCACCGTCCTGGCCCCCGCCCCGGCGCTCGCCGCGCCGGCCGGGGACCCCGTCGCCGACCGGACGCCGTCGTCGGCCCCGGGCGCGTCGACCGCGTCCTCCGCCGAGCGGCCGGTGCCGGCCTCGGTGGTGCCCACCCTGCGCTGGGGGAGCTGCGGCGGCGCCGAGCTGGCCGCGTTCCAGTGCGCCACGGCGCAGGTCCCGCTCGACTACGACCGCCCGCGCGGGAAGACCATCACCCTGGCGCTCACCCGGCTGCCGGCGAGCGACCCGGCGCGCCGGATCGGCACCCTGTTCACCAACCCCGGCGGCCCGGGCGGCTCCGGGGTCGACTTCGTGCAGACCGCCGCGCCGGTGGCCTACTCCGCCCAGGTCCGCGCCCGCTTCGACATCCTCGGCTTCGACCCGCGCGGCGTCGCCCGCTCCACCCCCGCGACCTGCTTCGCCACCGAGGCCGAGGAGGTCGCCTGGGGCGCGTCCTCGCTGCCCTACCCGGTCACCCGGGCGGAGGAGAAGCGCTACGTCCGCGAGGCGCGCACGCTCGCGCAGAGCTGCGCGGCCACGTCGCGGGAGCGCTTCAACCACATCTCCACGGCCAACGTCGCCCGGGACATGGACCTGCTGCGGCGGGCCGTCGGGGACCGGCAGCTGAGCTACGCGGGCTACTCCTACGGCACCTTCCTCGGCGCCACCTACGCCCGGCTGTTCCCGAGGGAGGTGCGCGCGCTGGTGCTCGACGGCACCATCGACCCGCGCGAGTACAGCGGCACCGCCCCGCGGTTCCGCGGCGTGCCGGTCGGGGTCCGGATCGAGCAGGACCGGGGCGGGGACGAGGTGTTCGAGGAGTTCCTCGCCCGCTGCCGCGCCGCCGGACCCCAGCGCTGCTCGCTGGCCGGGGTCGGGGAGCCCGGGGCGGTCGCCCGGCGGGTGCTCGACGGGCTGGAGGCGCGCCCGCTGACCGTCGCCCTGCCCGACGGGACGACGACCGAGCTCACCTACCAGCTGGCCGTCGTCGCCGCCTACAGCTACCTCTACAGCCCGGCCACCTGGGCCGAGCTCGCCGACTTCCTCACCGAGGTCGCCATCGGCCAGCGGACCCGGGCGCTGCAGGCCGACGCGGGCGTGGCCGCCCTGCTCACCTCGGCCCGGCGGACCCAGGACTACGCCTCCGCCGGCGGCTCGCTGGGGAGCACCTGCGTGGACACCCGCACCCCGCACTCGGTCACCACGTTCGCCCGGACGGCCGACCGGCAGGACCGCCGCTTCCCCGACTTCGGCCGCTACCGCGCCTGGACCGCCTTCGCCTGCCAGCCGCTGGCCGAGGCGGGCATCCGCGACCGCGACGCCTACACCGGGCCCTGGCGCCAGACCACGAAGGCCCGCGTCATGGTCCTGGGCACCCGGTTCGACCCGGCCACCCCCTACCGGAACACCCGCCCCTACGCCGACCTCTTCCGCCGGGCCTCGGTGACCACCCTGGCCGGCTGGGGCCACACCACGCTGGGGCAGAGCCGCTGCGTCGACGAGAAGGTCACCAGCTACCTGCTCAACCCGGCGGCGAAGAGGTCCGACGCGACCTGCGGCACCGATCTCCAGCCGTTCGCGGCGCCCACCACCACCCCGTCGCGGACCGCGGCGCGGACGGCGGTGGACCTGGCGCTCGCCGTGCGCTGA
- a CDS encoding ANTAR domain-containing protein yields MTDAPATHHPATHQRSALRGVRPGPWSDPWDELSEVLRAGDEGPLRRLLQRVVDGARSLVPELGEVSVTLVEEGRPRTAVAAGRLAAFLDEQQHALGEGPGLDAAAAGGTVAVTTTDPETPYPAFSGIAAQHGITRVLAVALTVEPPDGGAAAAGALTLYVATSRPLSPGSVALTRTFADYAAVAVAVARAARHPAVAEARRLREAMSTRAVIEQAKGVVMGTRNCSAEQAWALLLEASRTQDRVLRDVALDLVTRAG; encoded by the coding sequence ATGACCGACGCACCCGCCACGCACCACCCCGCCACCCACCAGCGCTCGGCCCTCCGGGGCGTGCGCCCGGGCCCGTGGTCCGACCCCTGGGACGAGCTCAGCGAGGTCCTGCGGGCCGGCGACGAGGGCCCGCTGCGCCGCCTGCTGCAGCGGGTGGTGGACGGGGCGCGCAGCCTGGTCCCCGAGCTCGGCGAGGTGTCGGTGACCCTGGTCGAGGAGGGTCGGCCGCGCACCGCGGTCGCCGCAGGGCGGCTGGCCGCCTTCCTGGACGAGCAGCAGCACGCGCTCGGCGAGGGCCCCGGCCTGGACGCGGCCGCCGCCGGCGGGACGGTCGCGGTCACCACCACCGACCCCGAGACCCCCTACCCGGCGTTCAGCGGGATCGCCGCCCAGCACGGGATCACCCGGGTGCTGGCGGTCGCGCTGACCGTGGAACCGCCCGACGGCGGGGCGGCCGCGGCCGGCGCGCTGACCCTGTACGTCGCGACCTCGCGCCCGCTCTCGCCGGGCTCGGTGGCGCTCACCCGGACCTTCGCCGACTACGCCGCGGTGGCCGTTGCGGTCGCGCGGGCCGCCCGGCACCCCGCGGTGGCCGAGGCCCGCCGGCTCCGCGAGGCGATGAGCACCCGGGCCGTCATCGAGCAGGCCAAGGGGGTAGTCATGGGCACCCGGAACTGCTCGGCCGAGCAGGCCTGGGCCCTGCTCCTCGAGGCGTCGCGGACCCAGGACCGCGTGCTCCGCGACGTCGCGCTGGACCTCGTCACCCGGGCCGGGTAG
- a CDS encoding SpoIIE family protein phosphatase, whose amino-acid sequence MADESDRRPCGDVEAAAEAFEQAPVLMVVTDGLELSTLALNAAARAIVGGRFEPGQPILESFPRELQGQGWPQAYRTPVETGETVTVEEFRMQLHQPDGSVAQIYLDATFSPRLGPDGRPRGTIMTARDVTERVGQRAERQRELEELRGRYAAARGSVRALQRALLPDAVPVARGLDVAARYLLADDEDVAGGDWFDAVARPDGTTALVVGDVVGHGQAAAVAMGQLRTLLLAQLQQGAGLAESLGFLDRFADTVPAARRATVVVALVALVAVDGSVEYCTAGHPPPLVLAAVDGSGSRYLPPSGAGPLATGTVFTVARVQLVVGETLVLYSDGLLERPGTTGAAAAVELLSTADDAQHNRTMPAGAPTSAAERICSLVLELLTRTTGRSDDITILAAQRRAPVEDLAVGGLPGAAAAGLARRAVRSWLEDLAVDQETVQALLQSVTELVANVADHAHLDSPPQPLRLRAELTSTSQVVLRVSDSGSWKMPIVTESRGRGLALVRQLVDELQVEGTAAGTTATVRHVVHRPAGLLTSAEGPRPSARVDPEHFDVYATGGPEPVVTIVGPLDGTHTSEVSVYLNLALTEAATTATVDLTRLTLLASCGVDQLFRVDRQARALNLRLQLIAPNGTPAQHVLELVRLPYQQAPNPTGADAEGR is encoded by the coding sequence ATGGCTGACGAGTCGGACCGGCGCCCCTGCGGTGACGTGGAGGCGGCCGCTGAGGCGTTCGAGCAGGCGCCGGTGCTGATGGTGGTGACCGACGGCCTCGAGCTGAGCACGCTGGCCCTCAACGCGGCAGCCCGCGCGATCGTCGGCGGCCGCTTCGAGCCGGGTCAGCCGATCCTGGAGTCCTTCCCCCGCGAGCTCCAGGGCCAGGGGTGGCCGCAGGCCTACCGCACTCCCGTGGAGACCGGTGAGACGGTCACCGTGGAGGAGTTCCGGATGCAGCTGCACCAGCCGGACGGCTCCGTCGCCCAGATCTACCTGGACGCCACCTTCAGCCCGCGCCTCGGCCCCGACGGACGACCCCGCGGGACGATCATGACAGCCCGTGACGTCACCGAGCGCGTGGGGCAGCGCGCCGAGCGGCAACGTGAGCTGGAGGAGCTCCGTGGCCGTTACGCGGCTGCCCGTGGCAGCGTCCGCGCCCTCCAGCGGGCCCTGCTCCCGGATGCGGTCCCGGTCGCGCGTGGCCTCGACGTGGCCGCCCGCTATCTCCTCGCCGACGACGAGGACGTCGCCGGCGGCGACTGGTTCGACGCCGTCGCCCGTCCCGACGGCACCACGGCGCTCGTGGTCGGTGACGTCGTCGGCCACGGGCAGGCGGCTGCGGTGGCGATGGGGCAGCTGCGGACCCTGCTGCTCGCCCAGCTGCAGCAGGGGGCAGGGCTGGCGGAGTCGCTCGGGTTCCTCGACCGGTTCGCGGACACCGTGCCGGCCGCCCGCCGCGCCACCGTCGTCGTCGCCCTCGTCGCCCTCGTCGCCGTCGACGGATCGGTCGAGTACTGCACCGCCGGACACCCACCGCCGCTGGTCCTGGCCGCCGTCGACGGCAGCGGCAGCCGCTATCTCCCACCGAGCGGTGCCGGTCCGCTGGCCACCGGCACCGTCTTCACCGTCGCCCGGGTCCAGCTCGTGGTGGGCGAGACGCTGGTGCTGTACAGCGACGGCCTCCTCGAGCGCCCCGGCACCACGGGCGCCGCCGCGGCGGTCGAGCTGCTCAGCACCGCCGACGACGCCCAGCACAACAGGACCATGCCCGCCGGCGCCCCCACCAGCGCCGCCGAGCGGATCTGCAGCCTCGTCCTCGAGCTGCTCACCCGGACCACCGGCCGCAGCGACGACATCACCATCCTCGCCGCTCAGCGACGTGCGCCGGTCGAGGACCTGGCGGTGGGAGGTCTGCCCGGAGCTGCGGCGGCCGGACTCGCGCGGAGGGCGGTCCGCAGCTGGCTGGAGGACCTCGCCGTCGACCAGGAAACGGTCCAGGCCCTGCTCCAGAGCGTGACCGAGCTGGTCGCCAACGTCGCCGACCACGCCCACCTCGACAGCCCGCCGCAACCCCTCCGGCTGCGCGCGGAGCTGACCTCCACCAGCCAGGTCGTCCTCCGCGTCAGCGACTCGGGGAGCTGGAAGATGCCGATCGTGACCGAGAGCCGAGGCCGCGGCCTGGCCCTGGTGCGCCAGCTCGTCGACGAGCTCCAGGTCGAAGGCACCGCGGCAGGCACCACCGCCACGGTGCGGCACGTCGTCCACCGGCCGGCCGGGTTGCTCACGTCAGCCGAGGGTCCGCGTCCCAGCGCGAGGGTCGACCCCGAGCACTTCGACGTCTACGCCACGGGCGGCCCGGAACCGGTCGTCACCATCGTCGGGCCCCTCGACGGCACCCACACCAGCGAGGTCTCCGTCTACCTCAACCTGGCCCTCACCGAGGCCGCCACCACGGCCACCGTCGACCTGACCCGCCTCACCCTGCTCGCCAGCTGCGGGGTCGACCAGCTCTTCCGCGTCGACCGCCAAGCCCGAGCGCTCAACCTCCGGCTCCAGCTGATCGCCCCCAACGGCACCCCGGCCCAACACGTGCTCGAGCTGGTCCGCCTGCCCTACCAGCAGGCCCCGAACCCGACAGGCGCCGACGCCGAGGGGCGGTGA
- a CDS encoding GAF and ANTAR domain-containing protein, with protein MNDAAAGGPPVPEAAVVTPGPAPGASVAPTGVFAELDRILFTRDGQSLGRVLGRVAHLARSVLPELTLVSVTLVQDGHATTAAFAGSLAAQLDERQYELGSGPCLDAALVGGTILVDTADPHSTYPQFSRMAAQHHITQVLAVGLPTHQRTVGALNMYVSSPQPLSTASVELAQTFARHAAVVVANAVLHHDALEEARHVQEAMKTRAAIEQAKGILMATRHCTAEQAFGLLTRASQQQNRKLRDIADDLVNRRGVRPQAP; from the coding sequence ATGAACGACGCAGCAGCTGGCGGTCCTCCGGTGCCCGAGGCCGCGGTGGTCACACCGGGTCCGGCCCCTGGGGCGTCGGTGGCGCCGACGGGGGTGTTCGCCGAGCTGGACCGGATCCTGTTCACCCGGGACGGGCAGTCCCTCGGCCGGGTGCTGGGGCGTGTGGCGCACCTGGCGCGGAGTGTGCTGCCAGAGCTGACGTTGGTGTCGGTGACCCTGGTGCAGGACGGTCACGCGACCACGGCGGCGTTCGCCGGCTCTCTGGCGGCGCAGCTCGACGAGCGGCAGTACGAGCTCGGGTCCGGGCCGTGCCTGGACGCGGCGCTGGTGGGCGGCACGATCCTCGTCGACACCGCGGACCCGCACAGCACCTACCCCCAGTTCAGCCGGATGGCGGCCCAGCACCACATCACCCAGGTGCTGGCGGTCGGGTTGCCGACCCACCAGCGCACGGTCGGCGCGTTGAACATGTACGTCTCGAGCCCCCAGCCGCTCAGCACCGCGTCGGTGGAGCTGGCGCAGACCTTCGCCCGCCACGCTGCGGTGGTCGTCGCGAACGCGGTCCTGCACCACGACGCCCTCGAGGAGGCCCGGCACGTGCAGGAGGCGATGAAGACCCGCGCCGCCATCGAGCAGGCCAAGGGCATCCTGATGGCCACCCGCCACTGCACCGCCGAGCAGGCGTTCGGCCTGCTCACGCGGGCGTCGCAGCAGCAGAACCGCAAGCTGCGCGACATCGCCGACGACCTGGTCAACCGCCGCGGGGTCCGCCCGCAGGCACCGTGA